A single region of the Pontimicrobium sp. SW4 genome encodes:
- a CDS encoding DEAD/DEAH box helicase, whose translation MSFKDLNLNKPLLRAIAESGYDNPTLVQEKTIPLVLDKKDVITSAQTGTGKTAAFALPILQLLFDYQDAPKKGKKIKALIISPTRELAVQIASNFKTYGKHTNLRSAVVFGGTSIEPQKDILKKGIDILIATPGRLLDLHKQDLVNLDYVQILVLDEADLMLDMGFIDDVKKIERLCPETKQTLLFSATIPYKVEQLANTILKNPERIEVTPNASTSKNVNQALYYVPKRNKIELCLHLLRNTIKGNIIIFRRTKFGVDKLEKTLLKNGYLVDSIHGDKTQSDRQKALVNFKMNKVNILVATDVAARGIDIDNLDAVINFDLPNVPETYVHRIGRTARAGNKGIAHSFCSADEKSYVKSIQQLIQLQLDVVEDHPYPLDPKAKPIIHTSKTPKSKYKKGRKSEASKKKKKRWY comes from the coding sequence ATGTCCTTTAAAGACCTAAATCTCAATAAACCTTTATTACGTGCCATTGCAGAATCTGGTTATGATAACCCTACGCTTGTTCAGGAAAAAACCATTCCTTTAGTACTAGATAAAAAAGATGTCATTACCTCGGCACAAACAGGTACTGGAAAAACAGCTGCTTTTGCTTTACCTATTTTACAATTATTGTTTGATTATCAAGACGCACCAAAAAAGGGCAAAAAAATAAAAGCATTAATAATAAGTCCTACACGAGAATTAGCAGTACAAATTGCTTCAAATTTCAAAACCTATGGTAAGCATACAAATTTGCGATCTGCAGTAGTTTTTGGTGGTACATCTATCGAACCTCAAAAGGATATTCTTAAAAAAGGAATTGATATATTAATTGCAACTCCAGGACGTTTATTAGACTTACATAAACAGGATTTGGTAAACCTTGACTATGTGCAAATATTAGTGTTAGATGAAGCTGACTTAATGCTAGACATGGGCTTTATTGACGACGTAAAAAAAATTGAGCGCCTATGTCCAGAGACTAAGCAAACTTTATTGTTTTCGGCAACCATCCCTTATAAAGTAGAGCAGTTAGCAAACACTATTTTAAAGAACCCTGAACGTATTGAAGTTACTCCTAATGCCTCAACGTCCAAAAACGTAAATCAAGCCTTGTATTATGTGCCAAAACGCAATAAAATAGAATTGTGTTTACATCTATTACGCAATACAATAAAAGGCAATATTATTATTTTTAGACGTACAAAGTTTGGTGTAGATAAACTTGAAAAAACATTACTCAAAAACGGCTATTTGGTAGATAGCATTCATGGTGATAAAACTCAAAGTGATAGACAAAAAGCCTTAGTAAATTTTAAAATGAACAAGGTTAATATATTAGTCGCAACAGACGTTGCTGCACGAGGTATTGATATTGACAACCTAGATGCTGTTATTAACTTTGATTTACCAAACGTACCAGAAACCTATGTGCATAGAATTGGTCGTACAGCGCGTGCAGGAAATAAAGGTATTGCACATTCTTTTTGTTCTGCAGATGAAAAATCGTATGTAAAAAGCATACAACAGCTTATTCAATTACAATTGGACGTTGTTGAAGACCATCCCTACCCTTTAGACCCAAAAGCAAAACCCATAATTCACACTTCTAAAACTCCAAAAAGTAAATATAAAAAAGGTCGTAAAAGTGAGGCTTCTAAAAAGAAAAAGAAGCGTTGGTATTAA
- a CDS encoding serine hydrolase domain-containing protein, with translation MKLKAILLISIITFTSCKNSEKQKDIIIDQVQLSIDKNADSLLLDSKINSASIGIYKDGKKYTSHYGELDKGKENRPTDETIYEIASVSKTFTGVIVANAVLEGKIKLEDDIRNYLKEDFKNFEYNGEPIRIKHLLTHTSRMSKFLPESINALFSDFNEDLPFKVYEIQKNYSKKDFFLDLRSIKLDTVPGEKYEYSNVDTELMAEILEYVYKKPFNDILKEYFQKNANMHNTQIDLPKNKEHYLANGYGMTGKLVPHEAILYGADGGVKTTMPDLVNYMELQLDKNNKTIFESHRVLYENGNRKIAYYLPVRNNEDYGTYYSMHGGAFGSQNWLFILPKYNLGISVITNQSDLETANKLIKTVKGLINDLK, from the coding sequence ATGAAATTAAAAGCAATACTACTAATCTCCATTATTACATTTACAAGCTGTAAAAACTCTGAAAAACAAAAAGATATAATTATAGATCAAGTTCAACTTTCAATAGATAAGAATGCAGATTCTTTACTTTTAGATTCAAAAATCAATTCAGCTTCAATAGGCATCTATAAAGATGGTAAAAAATATACATCTCATTATGGTGAATTGGATAAAGGAAAAGAAAATAGACCTACCGATGAAACTATTTATGAAATTGCATCAGTAAGTAAAACGTTTACTGGAGTAATAGTAGCAAATGCAGTATTAGAAGGGAAAATAAAACTTGAAGATGATATTCGAAATTATCTAAAAGAAGACTTTAAAAATTTTGAATATAACGGTGAGCCTATAAGAATTAAACATCTATTGACACATACAAGTAGAATGTCAAAGTTTTTACCCGAAAGTATTAATGCTTTATTTAGTGATTTTAATGAAGACTTACCTTTTAAGGTATATGAAATTCAAAAGAATTATAGCAAAAAAGATTTCTTTCTGGACTTGCGCTCGATTAAATTAGATACTGTTCCTGGTGAAAAATATGAGTATTCTAATGTAGACACAGAGCTTATGGCAGAAATATTAGAATATGTATATAAAAAACCATTCAATGATATATTAAAAGAGTATTTTCAGAAAAATGCAAATATGCATAATACTCAAATCGACCTTCCAAAAAATAAAGAACACTATTTAGCAAATGGTTATGGCATGACTGGAAAACTTGTACCACACGAAGCTATTCTGTATGGAGCCGATGGTGGAGTAAAAACTACAATGCCAGATTTAGTTAACTATATGGAATTACAATTAGACAAAAACAATAAGACCATTTTTGAATCTCATAGAGTTCTTTACGAGAACGGAAATCGTAAAATAGCTTATTATTTACCTGTTAGAAATAATGAAGATTATGGAACTTATTATAGTATGCATGGTGGAGCTTTTGGTAGTCAAAATTGGTTATTTATTCTTCCAAAATATAATTTAGGTATTTCGGTAATTACTAATCAAAGTGATCTTGAAACAGCAAATAAATTAATTAAAACTGTTAAGGGACTAATTAATGATTTAAAATAA
- a CDS encoding serine hydrolase, translated as MQYKFSIKAIALLSFCLLISFSNQAQNIESQIDDILNASYKANEPGATALVYKDGKVIYRKGFGSANLELGVAMQPEHVFEIGSITKQFTAIAILMLEEQGKLKVEDDITKYIPDYPTNGKTITIHNLLNHTSGIKSYTSMESFIKHARTDMTPSELIDKFKNEPMDFDPGEKFLYNNSGYILLGHIIEIITGETYADYIQKHIFDKIGMKNSYYGSMKKLIKNRAYGYKKGENGYLNADYLSLTLPYAAGSLMSNVDDLLKWQKALNTNQLITQKSYEKAINGSSLNNGEHISYGYGLGAGKIQGSKSISHGGGIFGYATMGIYMPQEDVFVSVLTNCDCSSPTGVANKIAALAIGKPFLNKADAITLSEAQLNKWAGAYEFPDSVIRYITVKNGKIFSQREGSTKLEIYPMSESKFIFEEGDIIYNFSVKNGKKQAEFVTDVTVIGNEINKAPPAEQKEITLAPDVLKQYIGKYELQPGFVIEVTVNGNQIFAQATGQPQFEIFAESEDNFFLKVVPAKLVFSKDENGIVNMTTLHQGGQQMPGKKID; from the coding sequence ATGCAATACAAGTTTTCTATTAAAGCAATTGCCCTATTATCTTTTTGCCTACTAATTTCTTTTTCTAACCAAGCACAAAATATAGAATCTCAAATAGACGATATTCTTAACGCAAGCTATAAAGCAAATGAACCTGGAGCAACAGCCTTAGTCTACAAAGATGGAAAAGTTATCTATCGTAAAGGCTTTGGTAGTGCTAATTTAGAATTAGGAGTAGCGATGCAACCAGAACATGTATTTGAAATTGGTTCAATTACTAAGCAATTTACTGCCATAGCTATTTTAATGTTAGAAGAGCAAGGTAAATTGAAAGTTGAAGATGATATAACCAAGTATATTCCAGATTATCCAACCAATGGCAAAACCATTACCATTCACAATTTATTAAATCATACGTCAGGTATAAAAAGCTATACAAGCATGGAAAGTTTTATAAAACATGCACGTACAGATATGACACCTTCTGAACTTATAGATAAATTTAAAAATGAGCCGATGGATTTTGATCCAGGAGAAAAGTTCCTATACAATAATTCAGGATATATACTACTAGGTCATATTATAGAAATAATAACTGGTGAGACTTATGCCGATTATATTCAGAAACATATTTTTGACAAAATCGGGATGAAAAATTCCTATTATGGTAGCATGAAAAAACTAATAAAAAACCGAGCTTATGGCTATAAAAAAGGTGAAAATGGTTATTTAAATGCAGACTATTTAAGTCTAACACTACCTTATGCTGCAGGGTCTTTAATGTCTAATGTAGATGATCTTTTAAAGTGGCAGAAAGCTTTAAATACTAACCAATTAATTACTCAAAAAAGCTACGAAAAAGCTATCAATGGTTCTTCACTAAATAATGGTGAACATATTAGCTATGGCTATGGTTTAGGAGCTGGTAAAATTCAAGGCTCCAAAAGCATCTCTCACGGTGGTGGTATTTTCGGATATGCTACAATGGGAATTTATATGCCACAAGAAGATGTATTCGTATCGGTACTAACAAATTGCGATTGCAGCTCTCCAACTGGTGTTGCTAATAAAATTGCTGCGTTAGCTATTGGCAAACCATTTTTAAATAAAGCTGATGCTATTACACTAAGTGAAGCGCAACTAAACAAATGGGCTGGAGCTTACGAATTCCCTGATAGTGTTATTAGATATATTACAGTAAAAAATGGTAAAATTTTCAGTCAAAGAGAGGGCAGTACAAAATTAGAAATTTACCCAATGTCTGAATCTAAATTCATTTTTGAAGAAGGCGACATCATCTATAATTTCAGTGTAAAAAATGGAAAAAAACAAGCAGAGTTTGTAACCGACGTAACAGTAATTGGAAACGAAATAAATAAAGCACCTCCTGCAGAACAGAAAGAGATTACTTTAGCTCCAGATGTTTTAAAGCAATATATTGGTAAATATGAGCTGCAACCTGGTTTTGTTATTGAAGTAACTGTTAATGGCAATCAAATTTTTGCGCAAGCTACAGGGCAACCTCAATTTGAAATATTTGCTGAAAGTGAAGATAATTTCTTTCTAAAAGTAGTACCAGCAAAATTAGTTTTTAGTAAAGACGAAAATGGAATAGTTAATATGACTACCTTGCATCAAGGTGGGCAACAAATGCCTGGAAAGAAAATAGATTAA
- the htpG gene encoding molecular chaperone HtpG, with protein sequence MTKGNINVSVENIFPLIKKFLYSDHEIFLRELISNATDATMKLKHLTNIGEAKVEYGNPQIEVKIDKDAKKLHIIDQGLGMTADEVEKYINQVAFSGAEEFLDKYKDKVDDAGIIGHFGLGFYSAFMVAEKVEIITKSFKDEPAAHWTCDGSPEFTLEASDRTERGTEIILHIADDSTEFLEESRIRELLLKYNKFMPIPIKFGTKEVNDPDFTPKTTKDKDGKETTEPHKKITVDNIINNPNPAWTKQPADLEDQNYKDFYRELYPMQFEEPLFNIHLNVDYPFNLTGILYFPKMTNDLNIQKDKIQLYQNQVFVTDNVEGIVPEFLTMLRGVIDSPDIPLNVSRSYLQADGAVKKISSYITRKVADKLKSLFNGNREDFEAKWNDIKIVIEYGMLSEEKFFEKADAFALYPSVDGTYYTYEELYNKIKAKQTDKDDKLVILYASDKDAQHSYIEAAKDKDYEVLLLDSPIVSHLIQKLETTKENISFARVDGDHIDNLIKKDDTTISKLDEDQKKVLDELLKEVIPSEKFMVQLEAMDSKASPFIITQPEFMRRMKEMQQTGGGGMFGMGNMPEMYNLVVNTNSQLVSDILNTKTKKKQERLINQSLDLARLSQGLLKGEELTNFIKRSYDMIK encoded by the coding sequence ATGACAAAAGGAAATATTAATGTTTCGGTTGAGAATATTTTTCCGTTAATTAAAAAGTTTCTATACAGTGATCACGAAATATTTTTACGTGAACTTATAAGTAATGCTACTGACGCTACAATGAAGTTAAAACATTTAACCAATATTGGTGAAGCAAAAGTAGAATACGGTAATCCACAAATTGAAGTTAAAATAGATAAAGACGCTAAAAAACTTCATATTATCGATCAAGGTCTTGGTATGACAGCTGATGAAGTTGAAAAGTACATTAACCAAGTTGCTTTTTCTGGTGCTGAAGAGTTTCTAGACAAGTACAAAGATAAAGTTGACGATGCAGGTATTATTGGTCATTTCGGTCTTGGGTTCTACTCTGCTTTTATGGTTGCTGAAAAAGTTGAAATCATTACAAAATCTTTTAAAGATGAACCTGCTGCACATTGGACGTGTGATGGAAGCCCAGAATTTACTTTAGAAGCTTCTGATAGAACTGAAAGAGGTACAGAAATCATCCTTCATATTGCAGATGATTCTACCGAATTTTTAGAAGAAAGTAGAATTAGAGAGTTATTATTGAAGTATAACAAGTTTATGCCTATTCCAATTAAGTTTGGAACTAAAGAAGTAAACGATCCTGACTTTACTCCAAAGACAACTAAAGATAAAGATGGAAAAGAAACTACTGAGCCTCACAAAAAAATTACTGTTGACAATATCATCAACAATCCAAATCCAGCTTGGACTAAACAACCAGCAGATTTAGAAGACCAGAACTATAAAGATTTTTATCGCGAATTGTATCCAATGCAATTTGAAGAGCCTTTATTCAATATACATTTAAATGTAGATTATCCTTTTAATCTTACTGGAATCTTGTATTTCCCTAAGATGACAAATGATTTGAATATTCAGAAGGATAAAATTCAGTTATATCAAAACCAAGTATTTGTTACTGATAATGTTGAAGGTATCGTACCAGAATTTTTAACCATGTTAAGAGGTGTTATTGATTCTCCAGATATTCCATTAAATGTATCTCGTAGTTACTTACAGGCCGATGGAGCTGTTAAAAAGATCTCTTCATATATTACACGTAAAGTAGCCGACAAATTAAAATCGTTATTCAATGGTAACAGAGAAGATTTTGAAGCTAAATGGAACGACATTAAAATCGTGATAGAATACGGAATGCTTTCGGAAGAAAAATTCTTTGAAAAAGCCGATGCATTTGCTTTATATCCTTCGGTTGATGGTACGTATTATACTTACGAAGAGCTTTACAACAAAATCAAAGCAAAACAAACGGATAAGGATGATAAATTAGTTATTCTATATGCTTCAGATAAAGATGCACAACATAGTTATATAGAAGCAGCTAAGGATAAAGATTATGAAGTCTTGTTATTAGACTCTCCAATTGTATCTCACTTAATTCAAAAATTAGAAACAACTAAAGAAAATATTTCTTTTGCTCGTGTAGATGGTGATCATATTGATAATTTAATTAAGAAGGATGACACTACTATTTCTAAATTAGACGAAGATCAAAAGAAAGTATTAGATGAGTTATTAAAAGAGGTCATTCCTTCAGAAAAATTCATGGTACAATTAGAAGCTATGGATAGTAAAGCTTCACCATTTATAATTACACAACCAGAATTTATGCGTCGTATGAAAGAAATGCAGCAAACTGGTGGTGGCGGAATGTTTGGAATGGGTAACATGCCAGAAATGTATAACCTTGTAGTGAACACAAATTCTCAATTGGTTAGCGACATACTAAATACCAAAACAAAGAAAAAGCAAGAACGTTTAATAAATCAAAGTTTAGATTTAGCACGCTTGTCCCAAGGCTTATTAAAAGGTGAAGAGCTAACAAACTTCATCAAACGCAGTTACGATATGATAAAGTAA
- a CDS encoding prolyl oligopeptidase family serine peptidase has translation MKKSIVYVLICFVTFLQAQENVSYQLPNDDILELADAPAAPALRMDSKSDKMLFLYRSNFKSIAELSETELRLGGLRINPVTNIGSRQNYYTNVKLRNGRNSDDVAVKGLPKDGRFAYFSFSPDETKVAFTNTTDTGVELWVLDFNTATASKLTDASINANMGSPFDWFKDSNSLLVKMLSNNRKALIDTKTAVPTGPTISVSEEGVKAQNRTYQDLLKNRNDEHNFEQLALAQLYKVSLDGSKTKWKDDDMYTGISFSPDGKYIMVNTLQKPFSYIVTYGRFPSNTNIYDTNGNLVSEFLKTPLIEDLPKGFMATNTGKRSVSWRADKPSTLYWAEALDGGDPAIDVAYRDEVFELNAPFNGTPKSLIKLKQRYTGIIWGNDNTAIAMDRWWNTRNSKTYIFNPSNNKETPKILWDRNYQDRYSDPGSFATKRNEYGRYSLELSGDDAYLIGAGYSKEGKFPFIDEINLKSKKTKRLYQSTATNKLENISDILDVKKGEILVRVESKNEFPNYYVKNIKRKKGAVPLTQFENPFKSIQNVHKEVINYKRDDGLDLSGELYLPTNYEKGKKYPMIVWAYPREYKDKSSASQSTSNPNQFTYPSYGSPIFWVTRGYVVLNNASFPIVGEGDKEPNDSFRSQLVANGKAAIAAVDKLGYIDRNRVAVGGHSYGAFMVANLLSHSNLFAAGIARSGAYNRTLTPFGFQSEERSYWEAPDVYYTMSPFMHADKMKTPMLLIHGEADNNSGTYPLQSERYFNALKGLGAPVRLVMLPKESHGYRARESVMHLLWEQDQWMEKHVKNKPTVNAPEKTLKD, from the coding sequence ATGAAAAAATCAATTGTATATGTTCTTATTTGTTTTGTAACTTTTTTGCAAGCTCAAGAAAATGTTAGTTATCAATTGCCCAACGATGATATTTTAGAACTCGCTGATGCTCCTGCTGCTCCAGCATTAAGAATGGATAGCAAAAGTGATAAAATGCTATTCCTATATCGAAGTAATTTTAAAAGTATTGCTGAATTATCTGAAACTGAGTTAAGACTTGGAGGACTTAGAATTAATCCAGTAACCAATATTGGAAGTCGTCAAAATTACTATACAAATGTTAAATTAAGAAATGGTAGAAACAGTGACGATGTCGCTGTAAAAGGCTTACCTAAAGACGGTCGCTTTGCCTATTTTAGCTTCTCTCCGGATGAAACCAAAGTAGCATTTACAAATACAACTGATACAGGCGTTGAACTTTGGGTACTGGACTTTAATACTGCAACTGCTTCAAAATTAACCGATGCAAGCATTAATGCCAATATGGGAAGTCCGTTTGATTGGTTTAAAGACAGTAACTCACTTTTGGTTAAAATGTTATCAAACAATAGAAAAGCGCTAATAGATACTAAAACTGCTGTGCCAACAGGACCAACAATATCTGTAAGTGAAGAAGGTGTGAAAGCGCAAAATAGAACCTATCAAGATTTATTAAAAAATAGAAATGATGAGCATAATTTTGAACAATTAGCCCTAGCGCAATTATACAAAGTGTCTCTAGATGGTTCAAAAACTAAATGGAAGGACGATGATATGTACACAGGAATATCGTTTTCTCCCGACGGGAAATATATCATGGTAAACACTCTTCAAAAACCATTCTCATATATTGTAACCTATGGTCGTTTTCCATCAAACACTAATATTTATGATACAAATGGGAATTTAGTTAGCGAGTTTTTAAAAACACCTCTTATCGAAGATTTACCAAAAGGGTTTATGGCAACTAATACTGGTAAACGAAGTGTGTCTTGGAGAGCAGACAAACCTTCAACATTATATTGGGCAGAAGCACTAGATGGTGGAGATCCAGCAATAGATGTAGCCTATCGTGATGAAGTGTTCGAGTTAAATGCACCTTTTAATGGTACACCTAAATCACTTATAAAACTAAAGCAACGCTATACAGGCATCATTTGGGGAAATGATAATACTGCTATTGCTATGGATAGATGGTGGAACACCAGAAATTCTAAAACGTACATTTTTAATCCTTCAAATAATAAGGAAACACCTAAGATTCTTTGGGATAGAAATTATCAAGATCGTTATAGCGACCCTGGAAGTTTTGCTACAAAAAGAAACGAGTATGGGAGATATTCATTAGAGTTGAGTGGTGATGATGCTTACCTTATTGGAGCTGGCTATAGCAAAGAAGGAAAGTTTCCTTTTATTGATGAAATCAATTTAAAAAGCAAAAAAACTAAGCGTTTATATCAATCGACTGCTACCAATAAACTAGAAAATATTAGCGACATTCTTGATGTGAAAAAAGGAGAAATATTGGTACGTGTAGAATCTAAAAACGAGTTTCCTAACTATTATGTTAAGAATATAAAACGCAAAAAAGGTGCAGTTCCATTAACACAATTTGAAAACCCTTTTAAAAGTATTCAAAATGTACACAAAGAAGTCATCAACTATAAACGTGATGATGGTTTAGACCTTTCAGGAGAATTGTATTTACCAACCAATTATGAAAAAGGTAAAAAGTACCCAATGATTGTTTGGGCTTATCCAAGAGAATACAAAGACAAAAGTAGCGCTTCACAAAGCACCTCTAACCCTAATCAGTTTACATATCCATCGTATGGATCACCAATTTTCTGGGTAACGCGTGGTTATGTGGTATTAAACAATGCATCTTTCCCAATTGTTGGTGAAGGTGATAAAGAACCTAACGACAGTTTTAGATCGCAATTAGTTGCAAATGGTAAAGCTGCAATTGCCGCTGTAGACAAACTAGGTTATATAGATAGAAACAGAGTTGCAGTTGGAGGACATTCGTATGGTGCTTTTATGGTTGCTAATTTATTATCTCATTCTAACCTCTTTGCTGCAGGAATTGCTAGAAGTGGTGCTTATAACCGAACGTTGACGCCTTTTGGTTTCCAAAGTGAAGAACGTAGTTATTGGGAAGCTCCAGATGTGTATTATACCATGTCGCCATTTATGCATGCCGATAAAATGAAAACACCAATGTTGCTAATTCATGGTGAAGCTGATAATAATTCTGGAACATATCCATTACAAAGTGAACGCTATTTTAACGCTTTAAAAGGCCTTGGAGCTCCTGTTAGATTAGTCATGTTACCAAAAGAAAGTCATGGTTATAGAGCAAGAGAATCTGTTATGCATTTACTTTGGGAACAAGACCAATGGATGGAAAAACATGTAAAAAACAAGCCAACCGTTAATGCACCAGAAAAAACACTGAAAGATTAA
- a CDS encoding beta-ketoacyl-ACP synthase III yields the protein MYNSRITGLGKYLPETIVTNNDLKQWMDTTDEWIQERTGIKERRWIDPKTSEDTTSIMGAKAAKVAIERAGLTKDDIDFIVFATLSPDMYFPGGGVRVQELLDMPTVGALDVRNQCSGFVYALSIADQFVKTGMYKNVLVIGSENHSGGLERSTRGRGVTVIFGDGAGAAVVSRCEDNSKGILSSHLHSEGKHAKELSLEGPSTGRWVDAIMEEDDPDDISYYPYMNGQFVFKHAVVRFSEAINEGLQANDLNKEDIDMLIPHQANLRIAQFIQRKFGLSDAQVYNNIMRYGNTTAASIPIALTEAWEEGKIKENDVVVLAAFGSGFTWGSVIMKW from the coding sequence ATGTATAATTCGAGAATAACAGGGCTTGGAAAATATTTACCAGAAACTATAGTTACCAACAACGATTTAAAGCAGTGGATGGATACTACTGATGAGTGGATTCAAGAACGAACTGGAATTAAAGAGCGTAGATGGATAGATCCAAAAACCAGTGAAGATACAACCTCAATAATGGGAGCTAAGGCTGCTAAAGTAGCCATAGAACGTGCTGGACTTACTAAGGATGATATAGATTTTATTGTGTTTGCTACTTTAAGTCCAGATATGTATTTCCCTGGAGGAGGTGTGCGCGTTCAAGAGTTGTTAGATATGCCAACAGTTGGTGCTTTGGATGTTAGAAACCAATGTTCAGGGTTTGTGTATGCTTTGTCTATTGCCGACCAGTTTGTAAAAACAGGTATGTATAAAAATGTTTTGGTTATTGGTAGTGAAAATCATTCAGGAGGCTTAGAACGTTCTACTAGAGGAAGAGGTGTCACGGTTATTTTTGGCGATGGTGCTGGTGCAGCTGTGGTGTCTAGATGTGAGGATAATTCTAAAGGTATTTTATCGTCGCATTTACATTCTGAAGGGAAACATGCCAAAGAGTTATCGTTGGAAGGCCCAAGTACAGGACGTTGGGTAGATGCTATTATGGAAGAGGACGATCCGGATGATATATCGTATTATCCATATATGAATGGACAGTTTGTGTTTAAACATGCCGTGGTACGTTTTAGTGAAGCGATAAATGAAGGTTTACAAGCCAATGATTTAAATAAGGAAGATATCGATATGCTTATTCCGCATCAGGCTAATTTGCGTATCGCACAATTTATACAACGTAAATTTGGGCTGAGTGATGCTCAAGTCTATAACAACATTATGCGTTATGGAAATACAACTGCAGCTTCTATACCTATTGCATTAACCGAAGCTTGGGAAGAAGGTAAAATTAAAGAAAATGATGTTGTAGTGTTAGCGGCTTTTGGTAGTGGCTTTACTTGGGGATCTGTGATTATGAAGTGGTAA